One Rosa chinensis cultivar Old Blush chromosome 3, RchiOBHm-V2, whole genome shotgun sequence DNA window includes the following coding sequences:
- the LOC112193848 gene encoding light-harvesting complex-like protein OHP1, chloroplastic, with product MATSSSTILSSSFLPARVLTANHPTQQLCIFPNGTLHRTASTKRATFSVRAAKLPPGVVVPKVEPKFQAPFLGFTRTAEIWNSRACMIGLIGTFIVELILNKGILQLIGVEIGKGLDIPL from the exons atggcaacttCATCATCTACCATACTATCATCTTCCTTCCTCCCTGCTAGGGTTTTAACAGCAAATCATCCAACCCAGCAACTCTGTATTTTCCCAAATGGGACTTTGCATCGCACAGCCTCCACGAAGCGTGCCACCTTCAGCGTTCGAGCCGCCAAGCTTCCTCCTGGA GTAGTGGTGCCAAAAGTAGAGCCAAAGTTTCAGGCTCCTTTTCTTGGGTTCACCAGGACTGCAGAAATATGGAATTCTAGAGCTTGTATGATTGGACTAATTGGAACTTTCATCGTAGAATTG ATATTGAACAAGGGGATACTGCAGCTGATTGGAGTGGAAATTGGAAAAGGTCTTGATATTCCTCTTTGA
- the LOC112193847 gene encoding uncharacterized protein LOC112193847, with protein MIRTALSRAAATVAARTSAKLRPSLLARWRSSRHLHDGINANPVAVQMINYALSLARSHKSDESYGQAQLVLEQCLSSQPGEGQDLASDNSRAMVLMAMSTLLSERGRLDEATEKLQKVEDLSSSSVGVRIAALEALVGLHLELKQDHTSSVLADKCLELSEKHDELGSGGSEGYTRAVAVKGLVELVHGNLGLCKDVAKGELFIREVERNVEEVEEFTGSTALFFGELLHARQSFEMAKKVYQKIVQNDSRNEEFSDPSALAAGNMSSDNVLLAATCALGQLEAHSGNFGDAEEMLTRALTKTEEHFGSHHPKVGVVLTCIALMFQRKAVQEHSSSILIQEGLYRRAIELLKAPALEAEGAEAKVDRSDIVALARGGYAEVLCIQQNRKHQGEKMKRWAEAAWGNRRLSLAEALDVSTSLKVPIIDARISRVL; from the exons ATGATACGCACTGCGCTATCACGAGCAGCAGCCACCGTCGCCGCCCGCACCTCCGCCAAGCTCCGCCCTTCCCTTCTGGCACGGTGGAGATCGTCCAGACATCTCCACGATGGGATTAACGCCAACCCTGTTGCTGTTCAGATGATCAACTACGCCCTCTCTCTCGCCAGGTCTCACAAATCAG ATGAATCGTACGGTCAAGCTCAGCTTGTGCTGGAACAGTGCCTTTCATCTCAGCCTGGTGAAGGCCAGGACCTTGCTTCTGATAATTCAAGGGCAATGGTGTTAATGGCCATGTCTACTTTGTTATCTGAAAG AGGAAGGCTTGATGAAGCAACAGAAAAACTGCAAAAAGTCGAAGACTTGAGCAGCTCTTCAGTTGGTGTTAGGA TTGCCGCGTTGGAGGCGCTTGTTGGACTGCACTTAGAGTTAAAGCAG GATCATACCTCATCAGTGCTCGCTGATAAATGCTTAGAACTGTCGGAGAAACATGATGAACTTGGATCTGGTGGTTCTGAGGGATATACTCGTGCTGTAGCGGTAAAAGGGCTTGTTGAGCTTGTGCATGGTAATCTGGGATTATGTAAAGATGTAGCTAAAG GTGAACTTTTCATTCGAGAAGTTGAGAGAAATGTTGAGGAAGTTGAAGAATTCACTG GTAGTACTGCTTTATTCTTTGGAGAGCTCTTGCATGCCAGACAGAGCTTTGAGATGGCGAAGAAGGTATACCAGAAAATTGTCCAAAATGATTCCAGGAATGAAGAGTTCAGTGACCCAAGTGCATTAGCAGCTGGTAATATGTCGTCAGACAATGTTTTGTTAGCGGCCACATGTGCGTTGGGACAGCTTGAGGCTCATTCAGG GAACTTCGGTGATGCTGAGGAGATGTTAACGAGAGCTTTAACTAAAACAGAGGAACATTTTG GCTCTCATCATCCTAAAGTTGGCGTTGTTTTAACCTGCATAGCTCTCATGTTTCAGCGTAAAGCAGTCCAAGAGCATTCCAGTTCTATATTGATCCAAGAG GGACTTTATAGAAGGGCAATAGAATTGCTGAAAGCTCCAGCATTGGAGGCTGAAG GTGCAGAAGCAAAGGTAGATAGAAGTGATATAGTGGCCCTTGCAAGAG GTGGGTATGCAGAAGTACTTTGCATCCAACAGAACCGAAAGCATCAAGgagaaaaaatgaagagatgggCAGAGGCTGCATGGGGAAACCGCCGGCTCTCATTGGCAGAAGCACTAGATGTATCTACATCTTTAAAAGTTCCAATTATAGATGCTCGAATCAGCAGGGTTCTGTAG
- the LOC112191688 gene encoding thaumatin-like protein isoform X2 — protein MPASSLLFPLLYILASISITNGAQLILVNNCNESIWPGILGGAGLATPQSGGFHLGSGEEVVLDVPEKWSGRIWGRQGCSFDSNGKGNCETGDCFGQLHCQGKGGIPPATVVEMTLGTSNSPLHFYDVSLVDGFNLPVSMKPVGGGIGCGVASCEVDLNICCPSALEVRRGGKVVGCKSACLAMQSAKYCCTGNYANPNTCKPTLFAHLFKAICPKAYSYAFDDSSSLNRCRASRAIDTMLL, from the exons ATGCCTGcttcctctcttctctttcccTTGTTATATATATTAGCCTCAATCTCAATTACAA ATGGGGCTCAACTCATTCTAGTAAACAACTGCAATGAAAGCATATGGCCTGGTATACTTGGAGGTGCAGGCCTAGCCACCCCCCAAAGCGGCGGTTTCCATCTTGGAAGTGGTGAGGAAGTGGTTCTTGATGTGCCTGAAAAATGGTCAGGAAGGATATGGGGAAGGCAGGGTTGCTCCTTTGACAGTAATGGAAAGGGTAACTGTGAAACCGGTGACTGTTTTGGCCAATTGCATTGCCAAGGAAAAGGTGGTATTCCCCCAGCAACTGTGGTCGAAATGACACTTGGAACATCAAATTCACCCCTCCATTTCTATGACGTGAGCTTGGTCGATGGCTTCAATTTGCCAGTGTCCATGAAACCTGTTGGGGGTGGAATAGGTTGTGGTGTTGCTTCGTGTGAAGTTGACTTGAACATTTGCTGCCCATCAGCTTTGGAAGTGAGGAGAGGAGGCAAGGTCGTGGGGTGTAAAAGTGCCTGCTTGGCTATGCAATCTGCCAAGTATTGCTGCACTGGAAACTATGCAAACCCAAACACTTGCAAGCCAACTCTTTTTGCTCATCTGTTTAAGGCTATATGCCCCAAGGCTTATAGCTATGCTTTTGATGACTCTTCAAGCCTTAACAGATGCAGGGCTTCACG
- the LOC112191688 gene encoding thaumatin-like protein isoform X1: MPASSLLFPLLYILASISITNGAQLILVNNCNESIWPGILGGAGLATPQSGGFHLGSGEEVVLDVPEKWSGRIWGRQGCSFDSNGKGNCETGDCFGQLHCQGKGGIPPATVVEMTLGTSNSPLHFYDVSLVDGFNLPVSMKPVGGGIGCGVASCEVDLNICCPSALEVRRGGKVVGCKSACLAMQSAKYCCTGNYANPNTCKPTLFAHLFKAICPKAYSYAFDDSSSLNRCRASRYVITFCPPQ; encoded by the exons ATGCCTGcttcctctcttctctttcccTTGTTATATATATTAGCCTCAATCTCAATTACAA ATGGGGCTCAACTCATTCTAGTAAACAACTGCAATGAAAGCATATGGCCTGGTATACTTGGAGGTGCAGGCCTAGCCACCCCCCAAAGCGGCGGTTTCCATCTTGGAAGTGGTGAGGAAGTGGTTCTTGATGTGCCTGAAAAATGGTCAGGAAGGATATGGGGAAGGCAGGGTTGCTCCTTTGACAGTAATGGAAAGGGTAACTGTGAAACCGGTGACTGTTTTGGCCAATTGCATTGCCAAGGAAAAGGTGGTATTCCCCCAGCAACTGTGGTCGAAATGACACTTGGAACATCAAATTCACCCCTCCATTTCTATGACGTGAGCTTGGTCGATGGCTTCAATTTGCCAGTGTCCATGAAACCTGTTGGGGGTGGAATAGGTTGTGGTGTTGCTTCGTGTGAAGTTGACTTGAACATTTGCTGCCCATCAGCTTTGGAAGTGAGGAGAGGAGGCAAGGTCGTGGGGTGTAAAAGTGCCTGCTTGGCTATGCAATCTGCCAAGTATTGCTGCACTGGAAACTATGCAAACCCAAACACTTGCAAGCCAACTCTTTTTGCTCATCTGTTTAAGGCTATATGCCCCAAGGCTTATAGCTATGCTTTTGATGACTCTTCAAGCCTTAACAGATGCAGGGCTTCACGGTATGTCATCACTTTCTGCCCTCCCCAATGA
- the LOC112191688 gene encoding thaumatin-like protein isoform X3, producing the protein MPASSLLFPLLYILASISITNGAQLILVNNCNESIWPGILGGAGLATPQSGGFHLGSGEEVVLDVPEKWSGRIWGRQGCSFDSNGKGNCETGDCFGQLHCQGKGGIPPATVVEMTLGTSNSPLHFYDVSLVDGFNLPVSMKPVGGGIGCGVASCEVDLNICCPSALEVRRGGKVVGCKSACLAMQSAKYCCTGNYANPNTCKPTLFAHLFKAICPKAYSYAFDDSSSLNRCRASRAIAQCC; encoded by the exons ATGCCTGcttcctctcttctctttcccTTGTTATATATATTAGCCTCAATCTCAATTACAA ATGGGGCTCAACTCATTCTAGTAAACAACTGCAATGAAAGCATATGGCCTGGTATACTTGGAGGTGCAGGCCTAGCCACCCCCCAAAGCGGCGGTTTCCATCTTGGAAGTGGTGAGGAAGTGGTTCTTGATGTGCCTGAAAAATGGTCAGGAAGGATATGGGGAAGGCAGGGTTGCTCCTTTGACAGTAATGGAAAGGGTAACTGTGAAACCGGTGACTGTTTTGGCCAATTGCATTGCCAAGGAAAAGGTGGTATTCCCCCAGCAACTGTGGTCGAAATGACACTTGGAACATCAAATTCACCCCTCCATTTCTATGACGTGAGCTTGGTCGATGGCTTCAATTTGCCAGTGTCCATGAAACCTGTTGGGGGTGGAATAGGTTGTGGTGTTGCTTCGTGTGAAGTTGACTTGAACATTTGCTGCCCATCAGCTTTGGAAGTGAGGAGAGGAGGCAAGGTCGTGGGGTGTAAAAGTGCCTGCTTGGCTATGCAATCTGCCAAGTATTGCTGCACTGGAAACTATGCAAACCCAAACACTTGCAAGCCAACTCTTTTTGCTCATCTGTTTAAGGCTATATGCCCCAAGGCTTATAGCTATGCTTTTGATGACTCTTCAAGCCTTAACAGATGCAGGGCTTCACG
- the LOC112191688 gene encoding thaumatin-like protein isoform X4 translates to MPASSLLFPLLYILASISITNGAQLILVNNCNESIWPGILGGAGLATPQSGGFHLGSGEEVVLDVPEKWSGRIWGRQGCSFDSNGKGNCETGDCFGQLHCQGKGGIPPATVVEMTLGTSNSPLHFYDVSLVDGFNLPVSMKPVGGGIGCGVASCEVDLNICCPSALEVRRGGKVVGCKSACLAMQSAKYCCTGNYANPNTCKPTLFAHLFKAICPKAYSYAFDDSSSLNRCRASRQG, encoded by the exons ATGCCTGcttcctctcttctctttcccTTGTTATATATATTAGCCTCAATCTCAATTACAA ATGGGGCTCAACTCATTCTAGTAAACAACTGCAATGAAAGCATATGGCCTGGTATACTTGGAGGTGCAGGCCTAGCCACCCCCCAAAGCGGCGGTTTCCATCTTGGAAGTGGTGAGGAAGTGGTTCTTGATGTGCCTGAAAAATGGTCAGGAAGGATATGGGGAAGGCAGGGTTGCTCCTTTGACAGTAATGGAAAGGGTAACTGTGAAACCGGTGACTGTTTTGGCCAATTGCATTGCCAAGGAAAAGGTGGTATTCCCCCAGCAACTGTGGTCGAAATGACACTTGGAACATCAAATTCACCCCTCCATTTCTATGACGTGAGCTTGGTCGATGGCTTCAATTTGCCAGTGTCCATGAAACCTGTTGGGGGTGGAATAGGTTGTGGTGTTGCTTCGTGTGAAGTTGACTTGAACATTTGCTGCCCATCAGCTTTGGAAGTGAGGAGAGGAGGCAAGGTCGTGGGGTGTAAAAGTGCCTGCTTGGCTATGCAATCTGCCAAGTATTGCTGCACTGGAAACTATGCAAACCCAAACACTTGCAAGCCAACTCTTTTTGCTCATCTGTTTAAGGCTATATGCCCCAAGGCTTATAGCTATGCTTTTGATGACTCTTCAAGCCTTAACAGATGCAGGGCTTCACG